The Kiritimatiellia bacterium genomic sequence ACGCGCCAGCAGGTCTACGGCAAGCGGTTTCCAATGGAGCCGAATCAGGTACGGCGGCTTGCGCACGTCGTGGCGGATGAGATCGTGCTGGCGGTGACCGGCCGCCGCGGAATGGCATCCGGCCGGATCGCGTTGGTGGGGAACCGGACCGGCCGCAAGGAGCTCTACCTGATGGATGCGGATGGGCAGAACCTGGTTCAGTTGACGCGTGACCAATCGATCAACATCGCGCCGAACTGGGGACCCGGGGGGCGCAAGCTCGTCTACACGTCGTATTTGAAAGGGTTTCCGGACATTTATCTGATCGAGCTGGCGACGGGGGCGCGTCGGCGCATTTCACACTACTCCGGGCTGAACACGGGTGGCGCGATTTCGCCGGATGGGCGGCAGATCGCGATGATTCTCTCGAAGGATGGCAATCCGGAGCTCTACATCCGCGATTTGGAGGGGGGCAAACCGATCCGTCTGACCCAGACGCTGCGCGCGGCGGAGGCGAGCCCGTCTTGGTCGCCCGATGGGCGGGAAATTGTTTACGTTTCGGATCAGGCCGGGTCGCCACAGTTGTATATCATCGGCCGCGACGGCGGGCCGCCCCGTAGATTGACTGCGCGCGGATCGCAGAATGTCGCGCCGGACTGGGGGTCGAACAACCTGATTGCGTACGCGAGCCTGTTTGGCGGGCGGTGGAGCGTGTGCGTGATTGATCCTCGCAGCGGCGAGGTGCGTCAGATTACGGGCGGCGAGGCGGATTATGAGGATCCGAGTTGGGCGCCGAACCAGCGGCATCTCGCCGCGGCGCGGTCGATTCGATATGAATCGAAGGTGGTATTGCTTGACACCATGGGCGATCCGCCATTAGTTCTCACGGACTATCCCGGTGACTGGTCCTCACCCGTGTGGGCGCCGGGCCAGTGAGTGCGGGACGCGTGGTAACGAATTGAAACGTTTGCGGAGGAACAGAGTGAAAACGTGGTTGAAGGTGGGAATGTTGCTGACCCTGGCCGCGGCCGTGTCGCTGACCGGCTGCAAGAAGAAGCCGAAGGCCGGAGCTGGTGCGGCGGGCGGCATTGATGATGTCGGCGGCGTGATCGGGTCCGACGTGAGCGGGGAAGGGCTCGGGCTTCGGCCGGAGGGCTTGGCGGAAATTGCGAGCCAGTTTGGGGTTGTGTATTTCGATTTCGACAGCGCACAGATCAATCCCAGCGAGCGCGGAAAGATTGAGGCGGTCGCGGATTATTTGCGGCGTAATCCGTCGGTGGGCGTCATTGTCGAGGGGCATTGCGACGAGCGCGGGAGCAACGAATACAACCTGGCGCTCGGAGAGCGCCGCGCGATGGCGGTCCGGGCTTATTTGGTGAGCCTGGGCATCGATGCCGCGCGGATTCAGACGAAGAGTTATGGAGAGGAACGGCCGGTGGCACTCGGCCATGACGAAGCGTCTTGGGCGCAGAACCGGCGGGCTGAGTTCAAGCTGTTCCAGTAGCCGACGGTTTTCCGGCCTACATCGATCAATGTGCAGGAACGCCGCGGGCGCGAGCCGGCGGCGTTCTGCGTTTGGCGTTCGGTGGGACGATGGTGAGGCTAAACGGGCCGTGACGCCCATTGCGGCGACCATCGGATCGTGCTCACATGGAGTGCATGGTGGCATATGCGTTCTTCGGCGGATCGGCGGGCGGCGGTGAAGTTCTGCTGATCCTTGTCGTCGCGCTGATCCTGTTTGGGTCCAAAAACCTGCCCGAGATCGCGCGGACGATCGGGCGAACCCTTGAGCAGATTCGGCGCACGGCCAACGAGGTGCGCGACGAGGTGATGAAGGCCGGCTTGGACGAGCCGCCGGCCGGAACGGGTCCAGAAGACCGACCGAGGTCGCTCCCTCAGCCGAGGCCACCTGCGGAGGATGGCGATGAGCGGGTCCCCCGCTGACCCAGGCGACGAGCGCAAGCCGTTTCTGGAACACCTCGAGGATCTGCGAGTGGTCCTCATTCGCTGCGCGTTGGCGATTGCGGGTGGGATGGCTATCGCGCTCATTTACACGCCTTCGATCCTCGCGATCCTGAAACGGCCCTTGGAAGGGCTTGTTGAAAACCCGGATGTGTTTCTGCGCTCGATTGAAGTCGCGGGCGCGTTCACGGCGACGTTGAGGATCGCATTTTGGAGCGGGCTGGTTCTGGCGTCGCCCGTCCTGGTTTTGATCGTGGGCGCATATCTTGTCCCCGCTCTCACGCCAGCGGAGCGGCGCGCCCTCGGCGGGGTGGGGATTTTGAGCGTGCTGCTATTCGTCGCGGGGGTTGGGATGGGGTATGCCTTCACACTTCCGTTCGCGTTGCGCGCGATGTTCGGGCTCCACGGCTGGCTCGGGATCGCGGCGGAGTGGACCCTCACGAGTTATGTGACCTTTGCCACGCAACTCCTCATCGCGTTTGGGTTGGCCTTTGAGTTGCCGGTCGTGTTGCTGGTGCTGGGCCGTCTGGGGTTGATCAGCTCGTCGACCTTGCGGCGATTTCGCCGCCATGCGATCGTGGCGATCCTAACGATTGCGATGATCTTGACGCCGCCGGATATCTTTTCGCAGATCCTGATGGGCGTGCCGCTGATCCTGCTCTATGAAGTGTGCATATGGGTGATTTGGGGGTGGGAACGGGCGGGGCGCCGCGGCGAGCGCGCCGGCTGACGAACCCGACTCGACCTGCGCCTGGCCGGGACCTTCCGCGATGATTGTCGAGATTTCGCCAACCGATTTCGATGCCGAGTCTTTGATTCGGCAGGTGGACGATTTTTTCCGGCCAGGCGGGCGTTTGCAGAAGGCCTGCGAGGTGGACGGTTTCCCGTATGAACCTCGGCCCCAGCAGCGTCAAATGGCGCTGAGGGTTGCCGAGGCTTTGGCCTATGGACGGCATCTTGCGGTCGAAGCGGGGACGGGCGTCGGCAAGAGTTTCGCTTATCTGGTGCCGGTGGTGCTTGCGGCCAAGTTGAGCAACCGGCAGGCGGCTGTTTCGACCTATACGATCAGCCTGCAGGAACAACTGATCTACAAGGATATTCCGTTTCTTCAGGCCCACCTCGGCGTGGACTTTCGGGCTGCCTTGGTGAAGGGGCGCGGGAATTACCTGTGCCTCCGGCGGTTGGCGCGCGCGGAACGGATGAGGCGACAGTTGTTTTCAGCGGACGTCGAGCCGGAGCTGCACCGCATCCGAGAATGGAGCCGCCGCACGCCGGACGGCTCGCTGCAGGATTTTGCGGAGCCGCCGCCCCCGGATGTCTGGGAGGCGGTCAATGTGGAGCCGGGCAACTGTCTGGGGCACAAGTGTCCAGAGTATGCGCCTTGTTTTCTCTTCAAGGCGCGACGGGAGATGCGTTCGGCGGACCTGTTGGTGCTAAATCACCATCTGTTGTTTTCGGACCTTGCGCTTCAGGGACGCAGGGGCGGTTTCCTTCCCGATTTCCTGGCGATCGTCATCGATGAGGCTCACATGGTTGAGAACGTGGCGTCGGATCACCTCGGCGTTCGTCTCTCACGCTATCAGTTTGACTATTGGCTTCGCCGTTTGTTTGTGCCGGACACGGGGAAAGGCCTGCTCGGGATTCTAAAGGACAGCGCGGCGGCGCAGTTGGTGGTCCGGCTGGGCGAAGACGTGAACCGGTTCTTCGCATGGGTGAAGGAGTGGGCGGGTTTGGGTCCGGATCGGAAACAGCGCGTCGTCCACGAACCGTTGCCCGTGGAGGTAGCCTTACTGGAGAAGATGAAAGCGCTCTCGGCCCGGTTGCGCGTGTTGCGCGACGGGCTTGAGGATCTCGACCTCCGGGCGGAATTGGCGGCTGCCCGGCGGCGCGGCGACGAGCTGGCGGCGTCGCTCGAAGCATTTCTGACGCAGAGTCTGCCTGACAGCGTATATTGGATTGAGTTGGAAGGTGCGCGCCGTCCCCAGCCGGTATTTTACTCGGCCCCGATCGAGGTGGGGCCTATTTTGCGACAACTGCTATTCAGCGCCCACCGCAGCGTCGTCCTGACCAGCGCCACGCTGGCGGTACATGGGAATCTAGACTATTTCATCCAACGGGTGGGCGCCGACGGGTGCGACGCAGAACAAATCGGGTCTCCATTTGATTACGAACGGCAGATGAGGGTCTGGATTCCCTCCCAGATGCCGGATCCCAGCGAGGCGGACAAATATCTTGAGGCGGTGACCCGGGCGGTTCGCCGATGTGTGCACGAGACGAGGGGGCGCGCCTTCGTTTTGTTTACGGCCGAGCGAATGATGCGGGCCGTCGCCGATCGGCTTCGAAGCGACTTCGAGGCGGCCGGCTATGAATTGCTGGTGCAGGGCGAGGGGTTGTCGCGCCGTCACATGATTGAGCGGTTTCGGAACAGTCATGCGGGCGTTCTCTTCGGGCTCGACAGCTTTTGGATGGGTGTAGATGTCCGCGGGGAAGCCCTCAGCAATGTCATCATTACAAAACTGCCATTTGCGGTTCCCGAGGAGCCTCTGGCGAAGGCGCGCATGGAGCGGATCCAGGAGCGGGGCGGCGATCCATTCAGAGAGTACAGTCTGCCCGAGGCGATTTTGAAATTCCGTCAGGGGGTGGGGCGGTTGATTCGTTCACAGACGGATCAGGGGATCGTGGTGATTCTGGACCCGCGGGTCAAGACGAAGGGGTACGGTCGCTGGTTTCTAAACGCGATTCCGGAGTGCCCGATCGAGATCCGGCCTTTGGCCGACTAAAAACGCGCCATCCTCTCCGCCAATCAGCGGTGAGGGCCAATGTGTCCCGAGTTACTTTGCCAATTGAGAGGATTCCGAAATCTGGTCTTTTCGTCCTTTGAAGGGGCGGGGAGGAACGGCAAACCACAACCCAACAATCAGCGCGGCCGTTATCGCATAGGCCACGACGAACCAGCTTTGAGGTAGGTCATGGTAGAGAAGGCGTTCCGTCCAATAGGGGATGAAGGCTTTTGGGGCGCCTGGCTCCACCTGGCCCGCGCGAACGCGAAGCTCGTGTTCCCACACGGTAAGGGGGCAGAGTCGTCCCAGTAACGCCTGCAGCAGCACAATGCCCATCAACCCCGCGTGGATGGAGCGGAACCACGGATTTCGAATCCAGCGCCATCGGCGGAACGCGCCGAGGGCGACCACGCCAATCCCGCCGAGGATGAAGAGTGGAATCATCGCGTGGAGCACCAGCAAGATATCCGCTGACAGCTCATCGCTCACGGGGTAACCTTTGCGCGTGCCCGAGTCGCGTCACCAGAAAAATGTGCTGGGGTCAGAGCTGAAGCCCTGCTGCTTCAATCCGCTGACCGGTTTTTTTCGAGACGGATTCTGCCGCACCTGCGAAGAGGACGTCGGTCTGCACGCCGTCTGCGCGAAAATGACAGCCGAATTCCTCGCATTCTCGAAATCGGTGGGGAATGACCTAAGCACGCCGCGTCCTGAATGGCGATTTCCAGGGCTGAAGCCGGGAGACCGGTGGTGCGTTTGCGCGGCGCGATGGAAGGAGGCGTGGGAGGCGGGAGTGGCCCCGCCGGTCATTCTCGAGGCGACAGCGATCGATGCGCTCAAGGTTATACCCCGATCGGTTTTGGAAGAGCACGCCGAGATGGGTGACGGCGGGGATTCATGAGGAGCTCCTGCGTAACCCGGATTCGTTGCAAAAACAGCCGAAGCGCCGTGTTAGCAGCTTTGGCGGTTGCCTCGCTGTTTGGGGCGTCGGTCTACGCGCAAGTTTTTACGAACATTGCCGTCTATCCGCATAATTTTGAGGTGCTCTCTCTGGACTGGTCGCCTACCAACAACCTGTTGGCCGTCGGATCCGCATCAGGTGTTACGCATCCTGAATTAAGAATTCTTCATTTTCAAACACCAACCAACCTTTCGCTCGCTGCCGCGATGCGGATCGGATCGCCCGTCTTGTCGGTTCGGTTTCACCCTTCGTCCAACCTTCTGGCGGCTGGCACCGGTTTCAACACGGCGACGGGCGAAGTTCGGTTCTTGCTCGTACACTCGACGAATGGGACGATCATTCAGTCGAATCGCGCCATCGAGGTTGGCGCGCACGTCAAAGGCGTAGACTGGCGGGTGCTGGGTTTATCAAACTATGTGGCGGTGGCGGTGAGCAACCACCCCTCGTTCGATGCGGCCGTCTATTCCTACGCGGTTTTGACGCCGACCCAGGTGCTGCAGGCATCTCTGAATTTTCCGCTGTTGGCCGACTCACCGATGCCGGATGCTCTGCAATGGCGGCCTGGCGGCACTCAGATGCTGGTGGGGGCCTACAGCACGGGCCTGAATCAGCTCATGAACCTGGGGTTTTCGGGAGGCGCGATGGGTTTGAACGCGTCCGCCGGCTTCCCCTTGCAGACACTCCGCGCCATTCGGTGGAATCCCGGCGGATCGTTTTTTGCGGTTGGGACGCATAATTTTGCCGGCTTGACGAACCTGATGATCTACACAGCGACGGTCTCAGGCGCCATGGCGCCCATCGCGGCCGTGTCCGATGAGACCAACGAGGTCACCGCGCTGGATTGGTCGCCAAACGGCGAATTCCTCGCGTATGCCCGGCTGGGAGCTTCGAACAATATTTGTGTGCTGAAATATGCGGCGGCATCGAACCATATATCGCTCGTGGGGGAGATCACCCACCCGATGCCCTACACCCGCATCAACGCGCTTCGGTGGTCGCGGGACGGTCGATTCCTCGCCGTCGGCGATAACAACCCGTGGGTGACCATTTACAGGT encodes the following:
- the pal gene encoding peptidoglycan-associated lipoprotein Pal translates to MKTWLKVGMLLTLAAAVSLTGCKKKPKAGAGAAGGIDDVGGVIGSDVSGEGLGLRPEGLAEIASQFGVVYFDFDSAQINPSERGKIEAVADYLRRNPSVGVIVEGHCDERGSNEYNLALGERRAMAVRAYLVSLGIDAARIQTKSYGEERPVALGHDEASWAQNRRAEFKLFQ
- a CDS encoding twin-arginine translocase TatA/TatE family subunit gives rise to the protein MECMVAYAFFGGSAGGGEVLLILVVALILFGSKNLPEIARTIGRTLEQIRRTANEVRDEVMKAGLDEPPAGTGPEDRPRSLPQPRPPAEDGDERVPR
- the tatC gene encoding twin-arginine translocase subunit TatC is translated as MSGSPADPGDERKPFLEHLEDLRVVLIRCALAIAGGMAIALIYTPSILAILKRPLEGLVENPDVFLRSIEVAGAFTATLRIAFWSGLVLASPVLVLIVGAYLVPALTPAERRALGGVGILSVLLFVAGVGMGYAFTLPFALRAMFGLHGWLGIAAEWTLTSYVTFATQLLIAFGLAFELPVVLLVLGRLGLISSSTLRRFRRHAIVAILTIAMILTPPDIFSQILMGVPLILLYEVCIWVIWGWERAGRRGERAG
- a CDS encoding DUF2784 domain-containing protein translates to MSDELSADILLVLHAMIPLFILGGIGVVALGAFRRWRWIRNPWFRSIHAGLMGIVLLQALLGRLCPLTVWEHELRVRAGQVEPGAPKAFIPYWTERLLYHDLPQSWFVVAYAITAALIVGLWFAVPPRPFKGRKDQISESSQLAK
- a CDS encoding DUF2237 domain-containing protein produces the protein MPESRHQKNVLGSELKPCCFNPLTGFFRDGFCRTCEEDVGLHAVCAKMTAEFLAFSKSVGNDLSTPRPEWRFPGLKPGDRWCVCAARWKEAWEAGVAPPVILEATAIDALKVIPRSVLEEHAEMGDGGDS